From the genome of Vicia villosa cultivar HV-30 ecotype Madison, WI linkage group LG2, Vvil1.0, whole genome shotgun sequence, one region includes:
- the LOC131649326 gene encoding uncharacterized protein LOC131649326, with translation MQDKLIWHHEKDSNYSVRSAYHCCMNRKFANLPGPSVNPYQKLWKSIWRAPVHPRVRNFVWRLAKNILPTKDNLQKKGIALDGSCTMCSVAEESAHHLFMECPFAKQVLFSSILSCRIPCDVAVPYWLMEILSCGDSLHIQVVCVSLHNIWNARNQRLYQQKIVSPLRVMENVCFLVEEFNCRNVDTETNHDSSRAHSDVVLPTDLITAQVDAGVFQDGSVSFGCVLRNQRAEIILAASKKDFITVPPNVAELLAIRWCLGIASALKVDRILVQSDAKSVIDCINGSVIDAVLEPVAEDCRWLLNRFNLAYVMFLSRELTVDAHNLVRLGNLYGSKTWIGGFPLVDSTVTAASVS, from the coding sequence ATGCAAGACAAACTTATATGGCACCATGAGAAGGACAGTAACTATTCAGTACGTTCGGCTTATCACTGCTGCATGAACAGAAAGTTTGCAAATCTGCCTGGTCCATCGGTTAATCCGTATCAGAAGTTGTGGAAATCTATTTGGCGTGCTCCGGTCCATCCAAGAGTGCGAAACTTTGTATGGAGACTTGCAAAAAATATTCTCCCAACCAAAGACAATCTGCAGAAGAAAGGTATTGCTCTCGATGGCTCATGTACCATGTGCTCTGTTGCTGAGGAGTCAGCCCATCATTTGTTCATGGAATGCCCTTTCGCGAAACAGGTTCTTTTTTCATCCATTTTGTCGTGTAGAATACCTTGCGATGTTGCTGTCCCGTACTGGCTGATGGAGATCTTGAGTTGTGGTGATTCGCTGCACATTCAAGTGGTGTGTGTTTCTCTCCATAATATTTGGAATGCCCGGAATCAACGTTTGTATCAACAGAAAATTGTTTCCCCCTTGCGTGTTATGGAGAATGTTTGTTTCCTTGTGGAGGAATTCAACTGCAGGAATGTTGACACTGAAACAAATCATGATTCATCTAGGGCCCATAGTGATGTTGTGTTGCCAACCGATCTGATCACGGCTCAGGTGGATGCGGGGGTGTTCCAAGATGGATCTGTCTCGTTTGGTTGTGTTCTTCGAAATCAACGGGCGGAGATTATTTTGGCTGCCAGCAAAAAGGATTTTATAACGGTGCCACCGAACGTAGCAGAGCTGCTAGCTATCCGCTGGTGTCTTGGCATTGCTTCTGCCCTTAAAGTGGATAGGATTCTAGTACAATCGGATGCTAAATCTGTTATAGACTGTATCAATGGTTCTGTTATTGACGCGGTTCTTGAGCCCGTTGCGGAGGATTGCCGTTGGTTGTTAAATAGGTTTAATCTAGCTTATGTTATGTTTTTATCTAGGGAGTTAACTGTAGATGCCCACAACCTTGTGAGGCTTGGTAATTTGTATGGCTCTAAAACTTGGATCGGAGGCTTCCCTCTTGTGGACTCCACTGTAACTGCTGCTTCTGTTTCTTAA